The DNA window CACCTGGGGAAAACGCGGGCCGTTATAGGGTTCCGGCGTGTTGCTCGGTGACGATGACAGGCCATTGCCGAGCATGTTCGGGATAATGATGAAGTATTTCTTCGGATCGAGCGCGCGGCCGTCGCCGACCAGCCACTCGTTGTCATAGTGCTGGCCCGAATACCAGGTGGGATATACGATGACGTTGTCCTTGTTCGGACTGAGCGTGCCGAAGGTCTTGTACGCGAGCTTGCAGTCCCGCAACGTCGCGCCGCGCTGCAGCCTGACGTCGCCCAGATTGTGGATTTCGTAGTCGAGACCCATGGCGAACTCCCTTGTTTCTATTCAAGCCGGAAAAGCGGAGCCCTGATCTTCCTCCGAAACAAAGGAAAGGGTTAAGCTGCTTTCAACGCCATCTCGATCGGGCTGATGTCGCCGACGGCGGGGTGGCGACGGGTTCGATGATAGAAGCCCTCGATGTAGGCAAAAATATTACGCGAGGCCTCCTTGCGCGTTGAATGATGCCGAGCAAGCGCTCCGCGCCGGATGGCAGCGCACCGTCGAAACCGCCGCCAGCTTCACTGCGTTCTATGGCGCAGTTGCGCGGCAAGGCGTATGCTTCAATGGAGCGCGGAAGTCCTGCTGCTCCTCCCGCTCTATGACGAGCGCCCATGATGCATGGTCGCAGCGGTCGCGATCCCCCAAAGCAGCTGCTGGCAAAGGGAGGAAATTGAAGTGCGCAAGATCATTGGAACTGCAGCGTTTGTAGCCATGATGTTATTCACGGCATTGCCGGCATCCGCCCAAAGGGATGGTCCCTACGATCATCCCTACTGCCTGCAATACGGAGAACTCGGCCTTCCCGGGTTGTGTTATTTCACAAACTACCGGCAGTGCCAGGCCTCGGCCTCCGGGACGGGTACGTATTGCGGCACCAACCCGCGATTTGCGTATGGATGGCAACAGCCCTACGCGCGACGCCCGTATCGTGAGTGGTGATCGTTCCGGCGCTTTTGCGAAGTGCGTTGAATAACGCCGGTGAGGGACGAACTCGCAGCGCGTAGGACGGATTAGCGAAGCGTAATCCGCCGTTCTGCGAAATGGCGGGTTACGCCGGAGCCTGCATTCGGGCCGCGCTACGCGCGGACCCGGATGGCTAACCCGCCATACGGGCTAGGACGAAGCAGCACAGCGTGCTTCGAAGCCTCGACCTAGTTCAGCTAGGCTGACCGCGCCCAGTCGTTCGACTAGTAGTGCCTCAGCGTCGCGTAAGGCGTTCCCCACTGCTTCGTTGACGACCTGTTCGACTGCGCAGTCGGGATTGGAATGTTCGTTGCCGATCGCGAAGATCCTTGGGCCAC is part of the Bradyrhizobium erythrophlei genome and encodes:
- a CDS encoding DUF3551 domain-containing protein — protein: MVAAVAIPQSSCWQREEIEVRKIIGTAAFVAMMLFTALPASAQRDGPYDHPYCLQYGELGLPGLCYFTNYRQCQASASGTGTYCGTNPRFAYGWQQPYARRPYREW